The DNA segment CCACTGCACGTTGGCTGATTCGTCGAATGTCATGGGGTTGGTGAGGCAGATGTCGATGCCCCCCGCTACCAGATCGTTAACCAGCGCGGCACCGACCCGTTGCCGCAGTTCGAATCGGGCCGCGGGGTAGCGGTCATGATGACGTCGGATCAGCCGGGGGACCGTGGCCACGCCCAAGGAGCTCGGAAATCCCAGGGCCACCGTGCCGGCGTCGGCCCCCGCGAGTTGGCGCACGTCAGACACGGCTGCCTCGAGGCTGCGCTGCACCGCCCTTGCCGAGCGCAAGAACGCCAGCCCGAACCGGTTGAGTTCGTTGGCCCGGCCACGCCGGGTAAACAGCTCAACCCCGATCTCGGATTCAAGCATCGCGATGGCCCGACTCACCGCCGATTGCGACACCGCCAGCCGCTCGGCGGCATCGCGCAAGGTGCCAACGTCGGCGACCGTTTGGAAGTAGCGCAGCTGATAAAGCTCCATGGTGACCCTCAAACTCCCCTGCACGCATCAGTTCGATGCCCATGAACTCGTGCCCGTTGTCGGGCCACGTCGAGATGGCGGCCGGCCAAGACGAACAACGTCACGCCCGCGGCCGCTTCGAGATAGATGTGGGACGCGCCTTTGCCGAGCATGACGGTTGCCAAGACGCCGTGGCGCCAGCCGGGCTCCTGGGCCGTGCCCATGAACAGGGCGTACAGCGCGCACAGGAACGCCGACAGCGTCCCGACCGAGCCAACGGCGTCCGAGGAGGCGGCGGTCACCCCATACTCGCGCATGGTCATGATGCTCCCCTTGGTGGCTTTCGCTGCCGGCTACCCGACTCGCGTCGAGCGTGGGGTGAAGGCCTTGACTGGGCGGCCTGGGCGGACAATCCGTCCAGATGCGCCCATGCCGTGGTGATTAACGCCGCCAGCAGCTGGATCCGTCGATCCTCGATATCCCAGTCCGGCAGCAACCCCCGCACCAGGGCCGCTCCATCGAACACGTTGGTCAACAAAGCCACCAGAACCGGAAACGTCTCCTCCGAGAAGGCCTCGGCCCCGCGCAGTGCGCGTGCGGTATCGTGGATCTTTGCCGTGTACTGCCCGAACACGTCTTGCAGGTGGGCGTTGAGCTTCTCGTCGGTGCGGCCAGCGATCATCAGTTCGTACAGGACCGCGTTGGTAGGGCTGCTGGTGATATCCCGCTGAATCGTCAGCACCGCCTCTAGCGCCGGCCGGTCGGCCGGTATTTCGGCGACTCGCTTGGTGAACGTCTCCAGCTGACGGCGCAACACCTCCGATGCCGTGGCCGCCATGAAATCACCCATCGTTTCGAAGTGCCGGAACAGGGCGCCGACGGACATCCCAGCGCGTTTGGTGATGACGGCAGCTGACGCCCGGGCGTAGCCGACCTCGAGGATGGTGTCGATGCTGGCCTGCAGCAGCCGGGCGACGGTAGCTTCCCGGCGTTGCTGCTGGGTCCTGGCCATGTCAGACGCTGAGGCTCAGGGCGCGCCGTTCGCGCTCGCCGGCGCGCAGGTACCGGCCCGACTTCACGGTCTGGCCATAGCCGTCGCGGAACCGACCGCTGCGGAACACCACCGCGCCGCCCACACCCGTCGCGACCACCGTCGCATCGTTGCGATTGACCATGCGACGCAGGCCGCCGTAGAAGGGCACCGCCTCTTCGTGGTAGCCATCCACCGACTCGTCAAGGTGGGCCGGGTCGATCACCACGAAGTCGGCGCGGTCGCCCAGCCGCAACGTGCCCGCGTTGATGCCGAACCACTCGGCCAGCTCGCCGGTCAAGCGGTGCACCGCACGCTCGACGGACAGGAACGGCTTGCCGGCCCGCTCGGCGTCGCGCGTTCGTTTGAGCAGCCGCAACGGGAAGTTGTAGAAGGCCATGTTGCGCAGGTGCGCGCCGGCGTCGGAAAAGCCCATGTGGACACTGGGTTCGGCGGCCAGCTTGTTCAGCTGCTTGGGCCGGTGGTTGGCGACGGTGGTGGTCCAGCGGACGTTACGCTCGCCGTTGTCCACGAGCACATCCAGGAACGCGTCGAGCGGGTGCAGCCCGCGTTCGTCGGCGATGGCCCCGAAGCTCTTGCCGATCAACGATTCATCCGGGCATTCGACGATCACCGCGTCGTGGAAGTCGCGGTGCCACAACGACGGTCCGAGCTTGAGGCGGTCAAATTCGCGCCGGAACTGGCGACGGTAGGTCGTGTCGGCCAGCAGCTGGTTGCGCCGCAGTTGGTCACGCAGATGCAGAGCCGCGGTACCGGCGCCGAACTCCTCGAAGACGGGCAGGTCGATGCCATCGGAGTACAACTCGAACGGGACCGGCAGGTGCTGGAATCGCACGCTCGAGCCCAGCAGCTTGTTGAGCACGCGGGTGCCCCGCCCGAGCACGTGCACGGCGAAAGGCATCGACTTGGCGTCGGCAGAGACCAGCATGCTCATCCGGACTCCCTTGCGCCGGTTGAACATCCGGCTGCTGGCCACAAAGAACAGCAGTGCCGAGGCCGGGTTGTCGACGTCGGGTGCGCTCTGCAGAATCCGGCCACGCGCGCGCAGCACGTTGATCAGCCTGCGCCGTTCCCGCCAGGTCGCGAAGGTAGACGGCAACGCGCGCGACCGGAAGCGCTCGCCGTCGAGTTTGTCGATCGCGGCGTCCATCCCGGACATGCCCAGCATCCCGGCGTCGAGCGCCGCGTCCAGCAGTGTGGCCATCCGCTTCAGCTCGGCCTCGGTGGGCCGGACCGTGGCGTCGGTGGCGCGCTGCAGGCCCAGCACGGCAGTCCGCAGGTCCGAGTGACCCAGCAACGAGCAGACATTCGGTCCGAGCGGCAGGGCGTCGATCGCCTGGACGTATTCCGCGGCCGTCGACCAGGTCTGGCTGGTTTCCAGCGCACCCAGGACGAAGTTGCGCGGCACCGCCTCGACCCGGCTGAACAGGTCGGCGGCGTCTTCGGAGTTGGCGTACACCGTCGACAGCGAGCAGTTGCCCAGCAGCACCGTGGTGACGCCGTGGCGCACCGATTCCCGCAGACCGGGGTCGAGCAGCACCTCGGCGTCGTAGTGGGTGTGCACATCGATGAAGCCGGGCACGATCCACTTGCCCGCCGCATCGATCACCTCCGGGCAGCCGGCCTCGTCCAGCGGCTGCTCACCGGGTGCGGCCACCGCGGCCAGTACT comes from the Mycobacterium shinjukuense genome and includes:
- a CDS encoding LysR family transcriptional regulator, translated to MELYQLRYFQTVADVGTLRDAAERLAVSQSAVSRAIAMLESEIGVELFTRRGRANELNRFGLAFLRSARAVQRSLEAAVSDVRQLAGADAGTVALGFPSSLGVATVPRLIRRHHDRYPAARFELRQRVGAALVNDLVAGGIDICLTNPMTFDESANVQWHPLFIQPLYAVVDRAHPLARREVIGFEELAGQPIVALDRDHTVRRIFDDACHRYGISPTIAFEGTDITTLRGLIAARLGVGVLPKAAEPTPNIVEIAFDDQRLVRPIAIGWMANRYLPPSAAAFRDTVITSCGLPEQDVRGIAGSSTVA
- a CDS encoding N-acyl-D-amino-acid deacylase family protein, which produces MIYDVIIRDGLWFDGTGAAPQTRTLGIRDGVLAAVAAPGEQPLDEAGCPEVIDAAGKWIVPGFIDVHTHYDAEVLLDPGLRESVRHGVTTVLLGNCSLSTVYANSEDAADLFSRVEAVPRNFVLGALETSQTWSTAAEYVQAIDALPLGPNVCSLLGHSDLRTAVLGLQRATDATVRPTEAELKRMATLLDAALDAGMLGMSGMDAAIDKLDGERFRSRALPSTFATWRERRRLINVLRARGRILQSAPDVDNPASALLFFVASSRMFNRRKGVRMSMLVSADAKSMPFAVHVLGRGTRVLNKLLGSSVRFQHLPVPFELYSDGIDLPVFEEFGAGTAALHLRDQLRRNQLLADTTYRRQFRREFDRLKLGPSLWHRDFHDAVIVECPDESLIGKSFGAIADERGLHPLDAFLDVLVDNGERNVRWTTTVANHRPKQLNKLAAEPSVHMGFSDAGAHLRNMAFYNFPLRLLKRTRDAERAGKPFLSVERAVHRLTGELAEWFGINAGTLRLGDRADFVVIDPAHLDESVDGYHEEAVPFYGGLRRMVNRNDATVVATGVGGAVVFRSGRFRDGYGQTVKSGRYLRAGERERRALSLSV